A single Anopheles arabiensis isolate DONGOLA chromosome 2, AaraD3, whole genome shotgun sequence DNA region contains:
- the LOC120895261 gene encoding acid phosphatase type 7 codes for MGLLGGIRPLAGNLLLLLLITVCNGQVFYYQPEQVHLSFGESPLEIVVTWSTMTATNESIVEYGIGGLILSASGTETKFVDGGPAKRTQYIHRVVLRDLQPASRYEYHCGSQWGWSAEFYFHTTPEGTDWSPSLAIFGDMGNENAQSMARLQEDTQRHMYDAILHVGDFAYDMNTDDALVGDQFMNQIQSIAAYTPYMVCAGNHEEKYNFSNYRARFSMPGGTENIMYSFNLGPVHLIGFSTEVYYFMNYGLKPLVKQYEWLRRDLEEANRPENRKLRPWIVTYGHRPMYCSNDNDNDCTHSETLVRVGLPFMHWFGLEDLFYEHGVDVEIWAHEHSYERLFPIYDYKVYNGSYEEPYRNPRAPVHLVTGSAGCKEGREPFINKIPTWSAIHSRDYGYTRMKAINGSHLYFEQISVDKEGAVIDSFTIIKDEHLPYKQLLVRDEQERLRAKSSGGAEAEANLL; via the exons ATGGGGCTGCTGGGAGGTATAAGGCCTCTGGCAGGAAACCTACTCTTGCTCCTGCTCATCACCGTCTGCAATGGGCAAGTGTTTTACTACCAACCGGAACAGGTGCACCTGTCCTTCGGCGAATCACCGCTCGAAATTGTCGTCACCTGGAGCACCATGACGGCGACGAACGAATCCATCGTCGAGTACGGCATCGGAGGGCTGATCCTGAGCGCCAGCGGTACGGAAACTAAGTTCGTCGACGGTGGCCCTGCCAAGCGCACGCAATACATTCACCGGGTGGTGCTGCGTGACCTGCAGCCGGCTTCACGCTACGAGTACCACTGCGGCAGTCAGTGGGGCTGGTCGGCGGAGTTTTACTTCCACACCACCCCGGAAGGCACGGACTGGTCGCCGTCGTTGGCCATCTTCGGCGATATGGGCAACGAGAATGCACAGTCGATGGCACGGCTGCAGGAGGACACCCAGCGCCACATGTACGATGCGATTCTGCACGTGGGAGACTTCGCGTACGACATGAACACGGACGATGCGCTCGTGGGGGATCAGTTTATGAACCAGATCCAATCGATCGCCGCCTACACCCCGTACATGGTGTGTGCGGGCAATCACGAGGAGAAATA CAATTTCTCCAACTATCGCGCACGGTTCAGCATGCCCGGTGGGACGGAAAACATCATGTACAGCTTCAACCTGGGCCCGGTGCATTTAATCGGCTTCTCCACCGAGGTGTACTACTTCATGAACTACGGGCTGAAGCCGCTGGTGAAGCAGTACGAGTGGTTGCGCCGCGACCTGGAGGAAGCGAACCGGCCGGAGAATCGCAAACTGCGCCCCTGGATCGTCACCTACGGTCACCGACCGATGTACTGCAGCAACGATAACGATAACGATTGCACGCACAGCGAAACGCTCGTGCGCGTGGGCCTCCCGTTCATGCACTGGTTCGGGCTGGAGGATCTGTTCTACGAGCACGGTGTCGATGTGGAAATTTGGGCCCACGAGCATTCGTACGAGCGGCTGTTTCCGATCTACGACTACAAG GTGTACAATGGTTCGTACGAGGAACCGTACCGTAATCCCCGTGCCCCCGTTCACCTCGTCACCGGTTCGGCTGGGTGCAAGGAGGGACGGGAGCCGTTCATCAACAAAATACCCACCTGGAGTGCGATTCACAGCCGCGACTATGGCTACACGCGCATGAAGGCGATCAATGGATCGCATCTGTACTTTGAGCAAATTTCCGTCGACAAGGAGGGGGCGGTCATCGATTCCTTCACCATCATTAAGGACGAACATTTGCCGTACAAACAGTTGCTGGTGCGGGACGAGCAGGAGCGTTTGCGTGCGAAGAGCAGCGGCGGCGCTGAGGCGGAAGCGAATCTCCTTTAA
- the LOC120893903 gene encoding actin-histidine N-methyltransferase: MNGGAPTKALSKGKVKELNGLVEELMQYGFREANGADELLAQHRDMAGVLDRIRRVEPKLRTTNGRPRMETVAHFMRWAVERGCQVDNVRVAEHAEYGGLGLESCGPIPAGECIITVPRSMFFYVTNEPRYRQLLELMPGAMMSEQGNIMLALALIMERFRAKSDWKPYLDMLPDRYTTPLYYTTEDMGELAETDAFLPALKLCKHIARQYGFIRRFVQEKVDELRDCFTYDVFRWAVSTVMTRQNKVPVNLAEFDGMDHTLALIPLWDMANHAFPDTSNETRCVAETCYNATNEQLECSLTQEVSDTASVPIFIVYGTRTDAEFLVHNGFVCPRNPHANVQKRFTLVPAIPLYKERAHLLELLGMPTTGTFSFGPAREPAAATTTTPISQELISLARVSSMTAKELDEYTAMEETQRQTLRTYQALLPAELCARTERWLATVMKIMLLRYPTTIEQDEALLKTNRHHIRRLLIEYRLGEKQILRSWCTLREL; encoded by the exons ATGAACGGCGGCGCCCCCACCAAAGCCCTCTCGAAGGGTAAGGTGAAAGAGCTGAACGGGCTGGTGGAGGAGCTGATGCAGTACGGGTTCCGGGAGGCGAACGGTGCCGACGAGCTGCTGGCCCAGCACCGCGACATGGCCGGCGTGCTGGACCGCATCCGGCGCGTCGAACCAAAGCTCCGCACCACCAACGGACGGCCGCGGATGGAAACGGTTGCCCACTTTATGCGGTGGGCGGTCGAGCGGGGCTGCCAGGTGGACAATGTGCGCGTCGCCGAACACGCCGAGTACGGCGGCCTCGGACTGGAATCCTGTGGGCCAATTCCGGCCGGCGAATGCATTATCACCGTACCGAGGAGCATGTTTTTCTACGTCACCAACGAGCCGCGCTACCggcagctgctcgagctgatGCCGGGCGCGATGATGAGCGAGCAGGGCAACATTATGCTGGCGCTCGCCCTCATTATGGAGCGGTTCCGGGCGAAAAGCGACTGGAAGCCGTACCTGGACATGCTGCCCGACCGGTACACGACACCGCTCTACTACACGACCGAGGACATGGGCGAACTGGCCGAGACGGACGCGTTTCTGCCGGCCCTGAAGCTGTGCAAACACATCGCCCGCCAGTACGGGTTCATCCGGAGGTTTGTGCAGGAGAAGGTGGACGAGCTGCGGGACTGCTTCACGTACGATGTGTTCCG CTGGGCTGTCTCGACGGTTATGACACGACAGAACAAAGTACCGGTCAATCTGGCCGAGTTCGACGGGATGGACCACACGCTGGCACTGATCCCGCTCTGGGATATGGCAAACCACGCATTTCCCGACACCTCGAACGAGACTCGATGCGTGGCCGAAACCTGTTACAACGCCACCAACGAGCAGCTGGAGTGTAGCCTGACGCAGGAAGTAAGCGACACCGCCAGCGTGCCAATTTTTATCGTTTACGGCACGAGAACGGATGCCGAATTTCTCGTGCACAATGG CTTTGTCTGCCCCCGTAATCCGCACGCAAACGTACAGAAGCGCTTTACCCTGGTGCCCGCAATTCCCCTGTACAAGGAGCGGGCGCACCTGCTCGAGCTGCTCGGCATGCCGACGACGGGGACGTTTAGTTTTGGGCCCGCCAGGGAACCAGCTGCCGCTACTACAACTACACCGATATCCCAGGAACTAATCTCGCTGGCCCGCGTTTCCTCCATGACCGCTAAGGAGCTGGACGAATATACCGCAATGGAGGAGACGCAACGGCAAACGCTGCGCACGTACCAGGCCCTACTGCCCGCGGAACTGTGCGCCCGTACCGAGCGGTGGTTGGCTACGGTGATGAAGATCATGCTGCTCCGCTACCCCACCACGATCGAGCAGGACGAAGCGTTGCTGAAAACCAACCGGCATCACATCCGCCGGCTGCTGATCGAGTATCGGCTCGGGGAGAAGCAGATACTGCGCAGCTGGTGCACCCTTCGCGAGTTGTAA
- the LOC120895262 gene encoding acetylgalactosaminyl-O-glycosyl-glycoprotein beta-1,3-N-acetylglucosaminyltransferase, which translates to MRKFQRFLASVVALAVLYGVYRYSFRKDSEGNYLFLLPGEGGRSASDSEQQSSAVSSEREWSSVDPSRLANLTGFEYVIANDICKENGSFSELLGVILVTSYVGHDEIRAAHRQAISQQKLLSMGLLRIFSLASIPPTEKFITQAAIEAEQRLHGDLIQGNFVEAYRNLTYKHLMSLQWATQHCRGAKYLLKMDDDIVYDPFYIQNYLSDLHQSEEARNPHHHHHLLAGYVFRSKKVIRLQANKWYVSRDEFPGDIYPPYLSGWLYITNQRTARALAAESQKAGSNFFWIDDTFITGILAQRLQIQPTALNRWYSSNSEFLDCCIRDMKRYSYQCDYYVGPNGGNGKLIMEFIQELERCYDNACYQRPPGKSLTATCVAEYKQQIQPDHGTAMISQMKLRK; encoded by the exons ATGAGAAAGTTTCAACGGTTTCTCGCTTCCGTGGTAGCTTTGGCCGTGCTGTATGGCGTGTATCGATACTCCTTCCGCAAGGACAGTGAAGGGAACTATCTGTTTCTGCTGCCCGGGGAGGGTGGAAGGTCAGCGAGCGACAGCGAACAGCAATCGTCAGCGGTGAGCAGTGAGCGGGAGTGGTCGTCCGTGGATCCTTCCCGGTTGGCCAACTTGACCGGATTCGAGTATGTAATAGCGAACGATATCTGCAAGGAGAACGGCAGCTTTTCGGAACTACTGG GAGTGATTCTGGTGACCTCGTACGTCGGTCACGATGAGATCCGCGCTGCCCATCGACAAGCCATATCGCAGCAGAAGCTGCTCTCGATGGGGCTTTTGCGTATATTTTCCCTCGCCTCGATTCCaccaaccgaaaaattcaTCACGCAGGCCGCCATCGAAGCCGAACAGCGCCTGCATGGCGATCTGATTCAGGGCAACTTCGTCGAGGCGTATCGTAATCTCACCTACAAGCACCTGATGAGCTTGCAGTGGGCGACGCAACACTGCCGCGGTGCCAAGTATCTGCTCAAGATGGACGACGATATCGTGTACGATCCGTTCTACATCCAGAACTATCTGTCCGATCTGCACCAGAGCGAGGAGGCGCGaaacccccaccaccaccaccacctgctgGCCGGGTACGTGTTTCGCAGCAAAAAGGTCATCCGTTTGCAGGCAAACAAGTGGTACGTGTCGCGGGACGAGTTCCCGGGCGACATTTACCCCCCGTACCTGTCCGGGTGGCTTTACATCACGAACCAGCGGACGGCCCGGGCACTGGCGGCGGAATCGCAGAAGGCGGGCAGCAATTTCTTCTGGATCGACGACACCTTCATCACGGGCATACTGGCACAGCGGCTGCAGATACAACCGACGGCCCTGAACCGCTGGTACAGCTCCAACTCCGAGTTTCTGGACTGCTGCATCCGGGACATGAAGCGCTACTCGTACCAGTGCGACTACTACGTCGGCCCGAACGGTGGCAATGGGAAGCTGATCATGGAGTTCATCCAGGAGCTGGAACGGTGCTACGACAATGCGTGCTACCAGCGGCCACCGGGCAAATCGCTCACCGCGACGTGCGTTGCCGAGTACAAGCAGCAGATCCAGCCCGACCACGGTACGGCCATGATCAGTCAGATGAAGCTGAGAAAGTAG
- the LOC120893901 gene encoding uncharacterized protein LOC120893901: MIPHRTVRLHRLQRAGSVWNGQRSVKTFGGAVLAVMLLCAATVVGRAEGYNASAGSKPEDMPSSEEGEQLMPQALSLTTLLSEDPTAAALQHQPGQTDASLQPLSEHGPSAPSSSPPDGRRRRRLGRKRKRRPLQDDYWPPAAPEDNDTESNVFSSPTAAAAGTRGSERKRLPAARWEEAGQQQKVPPSSFRQGVRTNGNWNHHPQHQQRAGDWMHNPYTDAVNVEQPAAAAAAIPARRLPGGQSTAAASAGGNLPPMDANRSRRIAGGRPTEPSPTNGKAYRKPYSQARRTEEEHGDGGGSGETAGKLPASAADLKALLKQSDGLSLSEILQQRNISLQDLIKGKQMALAALTQSPLEATTMTMPSTVGETDPASTLSPTLSSVRFRVYDDDGVTGRVSQPGGETTTGTIMTSPTTSTVLPVPASDMLTTSGFNGHPLEDDESSNAVGDDNNGQNGGGGVGNIFPTVEIKQLALNPVLPVHKEEQQRVRPIKGVASRIRPDLSNTHIRTEPGLTTPSTSGPTSPSLLLLTPTTREKWTPSAALVGQRAKQQTTGGRQRHHGYGTTLPASFSSSGSADRLTVTTVEPPTAKKLVAPKLSSIEATSILPEAEAMVELSPDRPLQQHLLRVPKLKPRIAIKPKLTNVVPPTLPAEPNGATVVSSPSPPPPDKRPPATKDPLNLSDVELEDDSAGERGTVVTTDPPAGKRQPPTRQHRLHDDLEDEGEEEPRLNIIEKFTSFADSSAGVRPHAGAQDERDSEQEEAAVADLIGRISEHTQRSFTDSLEELYRDVTESNPSLFNDLSPITSADERRELLELMEDRRIGSRLAKVLSQRNMTLDQLLEHRRRGSSQLHLAEIANGKVKPIDDKIDIVTAFEHFPRFNIGNLRSIRPDDIKHDSQGFSYFTSIINIRPSDEGYSKEARALQQDRHRSRAAAGSNHQHHHRSESHFLVKGGSKDRLLVPSRMSAAMEHAYGSNGEQQRGDAGTGGDRMDVDGDLLDLELSGHGFQHHRGSVTIESTSMPVGVRSAIVASSAIVGVSLLIFVAIFVACRVRQRRRQKLNYTEHFHMAKGRLPILHGGVEQEQQQQQQQQARNSCTPAGSGRSSSLGEQQVVYTTHRALAERNGTTGGAGTTSTATAAGRQRTMMDPNSVEIQDYLWDRKPFQ, encoded by the coding sequence GCACTCTCGCTAACGACACTGCTCTCGGAGGATCCAACGGCGGCAGCGCTGCAGCACCAGCCCGGCCAAACCGATGCATCCCTGCAGCCCCTGTCCGAGCACGGCCCGTCGGCACCTTCCAGCTCACCGCCCGACGGACGCCGGCGACGTCGGCTGGGCAGAAAGCGCAAACGTCGCCCACTGCAGGACGACTACTGGCCGCCGGCCGCACCGGAAGATAACGATACCGAATCGAACGTGTTTTCCTCCCCgacggcagcggcggccggGACGCGCGGATCCGAACGGAAGCGTCTGCCAGCAGCACGGTGGGAAGAGGCGGGACAGCAGCAGAAGGTGCCACCGTCCTCCTTTCGGCAGGGTGTTCGCACGAATGGCAACTGGAATCATCATccgcagcatcagcagcgcGCCGGCGACTGGATGCACAATCCCTACACGGATGCGGTGAACGTGGAGCaaccggcggcggcagcggcggcaatACCTGCAAGACGACTCCCCGGTGGACAATCGACTGCGGCGGCATCGGCCGGCGGGAATTTGCCACCTATGGATGCGAATAGGTCTCGGCGAATTGCCGGCGGCCGGCCGACCGAACCGTCACCGACCAATGGGAAAGCGTACCGGAAGCCCTACTCGCAGGCCCGGCGCACCGAGGAGGAAcacggcgatggtggtggttcaGGAGAGACGGCCGGCAAGCTTCCTGCGTCGGCGGCCGATCTGAAGGCCCTGCTGAAGCAGTCGGACGGGCTCAGTCTGAGCGAAATACTGCAGCAGCGCAACATTTCGCTGCAGGATCTTATCAAGGGCAAGCAGATGGCACTGGCCGCCCTGACCCAGAGCCCGCTGGAGGCGACCACAATGACGATGCCGTCGACGGTTGGCGAAACCGACCCGGCGTCGACCCTCTCGCCGACACTTTCGAGCGTACGGTTTCGGGTGTACGACGATGATGGCGTTACCGGGCGAGTGTCGCAGCCGGGCGGCGAAACCACCACCGGCACGATAATGACGAGCCCAACGACGAGCACGGTGTTACCAGTACCGGCAAGCGATATGCTAACGACGTCCGGCTTCAATGGTCATCCGCTGGAGGACGACGAATCGAGCAATGCGGTTGGCGATGATAACAACGGAcagaacggtggtggtggtgtgggcaACATTTTCCCAACGGTGGAAATCAAACAGCTCGCCCTCAACCCGGTCCTGCCCGTGCACaaggaggagcagcagcgcgTGCGACCGATAAAGGGTGTCGCCTCGCGGATACGGCCCGACCTGAGCAACACGCACATCCGCACCGAACCGGGCCTAACCACACCATCGACGAGCGGGCCAACGAGcccatcgctgctgctgctaacacCGACCACCCGGGAAAAGTGGACACCGTCGGCCGCCCTCGTCGGGCAGCGGGCCAAGCAGCAAACGACCGGCGGCAGGCAGCGGCACCACGGTTACGGCACCACCCTACCGGCCAGCTTCAGCTCGTCCGGTTCGGCTGACCGACTGACCGTGACGACGGTCGAGCCACCGACGGCGAAGAAGCTCGTTGCGCCCAAACTCAGCTCCATCGAGGCCACCTCCATCCTGCCGGAAGCGGAAGCAATGGTGGAGCTGTCGCCCGATCGGCCCCTTCAGCAGCATTTGCTTCGCGTGCCGAAACTGAAGCCCCGGATCGCCATCAAACCGAAGCTAACGAACGTGGTACCGCCGACGCTGCCCGCCGAGCCGAACGGAGCAACGGTGGTGTCATCGCCGTCACCACCTCCACCCGACAAGCGGCCACCGGCGACGAAAGATCCACTCAACCTGTCCGACGTCGAGCTGGAGGATGACAGTGCTGGGGAGCGAGGGACAGTGGTTACAACTGACCCGCCGGCCGGCAAACGGCAACCGCCAACCCGCCAGCACCGGCTGCACGATGACCTGGAGGACGAAGGGGAAGAAGAGCCGCGGCTGAACATCATCGAGAAGTTCACCTCGTTTGCCGATTCGTCGGCCGGTGTGCGGCCGCACGCCGGAGCGCAGGACGAGCGCGACTCCGAGCAGGAGGAGGCGGCGGTGGCCGATTTGATCGGCCGCATCAGCGAGCACACGCAGCGCTCGTTCACCGACAGCCTGGAGGAGCTGTATCGCGACGTGACGGAGAGCAATCCGTCGCTGTTTAACGACCTGTCGCCGATCACCAGCGCGGACGAGCGGCgcgagctgctcgagctgatGGAGGACCGGCGGATCGGGTCGCGGCTAGCGAAGGTGCTGTCCCAGCGCAACATGACGCTCGACCAGCTGCTCGAGCATCGGCGCCGCGGTTCCAGCCAGCTCCATCTGGCGGAGATCGCGAACGGCAAGGTGAAGCCGATCGACGACAAGATCGACATCGTGACGGCGTTCGAGCACTTTCCGCGCTTCAACATTGGCAATCTGCGCAGCATCCGGCCCGATGACATCAAGCACGATTCGCAGGGCTTCAGCTACTTCACCTCCATCATCAACATCCGCCCGTCGGACGAGGGCTACAGCAAGGAGGCACGGGCGCTGCAGCAGGACCGGCACCGGTCGCGGGCCGCCGCCGGCAgcaaccaccagcaccaccatcgcaGTGAGTCGCATTTTTTAGTGAAGGGCGGATCGAAGGATAGGCTGCTCGTGCCTTCGAGAATGTCCGCCGCAATGGAACACGCGTACGGCAGCAATGGTGAGCAGCAGCGCGGGGATGCCGGCACGGGGGGCGACCGGATGGATGTGGACGGCGATCTGCTCGATCTGGAGCTGTCCGGGCACGGGTTTCAGCACCACCGGGGCTCGGTGACGATCGAAAGCACGTCGATGCCGGTCGGCGTCCGGTCGGCGATCGTGGCCAGCTCGGCCATCGTGGGCGTCTCGCTGCTGATCTTTGTGGCCATCTTTGTGGCGTGTCGGGTGCGGCAGCGCCGGCGCCAGAAGCTCAACTACACGGAACACTTCCACATGGCCAAGGGGCGGCTGCCGATACTGCACGGAGGAGTGGaacaagagcagcagcagcagcagcagcagcaggcccgCAACAGCTGCACACCGGCCGGTTCGGGCCGGTCGAGCAGTTTGGGCGAGCAGCAGGTCGTCTACACGACGCACCGTGCCCTGGCGGAACGAAACGGCACCACTGGTGGGGCTGGCACAACGTCCACAGCGACAGCGGCGGGCCGGCAGCGGACCATGATGGATCCGAACTCGGTCGAGATACAGGACTACCTGTGGGACCGGAAGCCGTTCCAGTAG